A genomic region of Tamandua tetradactyla isolate mTamTet1 chromosome 2, mTamTet1.pri, whole genome shotgun sequence contains the following coding sequences:
- the MIIP gene encoding migration and invasion-inhibitory protein isoform X4, with product MRGPAHARAHRVICCGGRRCPGFRVVSAGPAGPGNEESNLDCSGCPSAETLASQDTSSAAPGPSCPPRKCHVQVPPAAHREDPCEAAWPGRASSRMVSIAPPKCQPQEYLVPLRPHSAPVTSDLNGPELSTGPDRQGPRKAPAQGSLPGPRQSKLSKPRVTFHKESAESESSWCLGSDWTAGSLDSSSHLSSKSEAFFSKLQEFREANREECISRDPEPQLADLQENGGLEEDHECVYCYRVNRRLFLVPADPGTPCRLCRTPRGHRDPKTLVGPAQVRVTVPLSVLDPPHRYRFHRRKSFDASDTLALPRHCLLGWDVIPPKSEKASAPKSLDLWSSVPSEAQHRKLAATSPSRLVLPPRALPPSPVWPKP from the exons TCCAACCTAGACTGCAGCGGCTGCCCCAGCGCAGAGACCCTGGCATCCCAAGACACTTCCTCCGCAGCCCCAGGCCCCTCCTGCCCACCGCGCAAGTGCCACGTGCAGGTCCCACCGGCTGCCCACCGAGAAGATCCCTGTGAGGCGGCCTGGCCTGGCAGGGCCAGCTCCAGAATGGTCTCTATTGCACCCCCCAAGTGCCAACCCCAGGAGTACTTGGTCCCACTGAGGCCCCACTCAGCCCCTGTTACGTCAGACTTGAATGGCCCAGAGCTTTCAACAGGGCCGGACAGACAGGGGCCCCGCAAGGCCCCAGCCCAGGGGTCCCTGCCTGGGCCTCGACAAAGCAAGCTCTCCAAG CCCAGAGTGACCTTCCACAAGGAGTCTGCAGAGTCCGAGAGCAGCTGGTGCCTGGGCTCCGACTGGACTGCAG GGTCCCTGGACAGTAGCTCTCACCTCAGCAGCAAGTCCGAGGCCTTCTTCTCAAAGCTGCAGGAGTTTCGGGAAGCCAACAGAGAGGAGTGTATCTCCAGAGACCCCGA accaCAGCTCGCTGACCTGCAGGAGAACGGGGGCCTGGAGGAAGATCACGAAT GTGTGTACTGTTACCGCGTCAACCGGCGCCTGTTTCTCGTGCCCGCGGACCCCGGCACCCCCTGCCGCCTGTGCAGGACACCGCGGGGCCACAGGGACCCTAAGACCCTGGTGGGGCCGGCACAGGTCAG GGTGACCGTCCCACTGTCAGTCCTGGATCCCCCACACCGCTATCGCTTCCACCGGCGGAAGAGCTTCGACGCCTCGGACACGCTGGCCCTACCCCGG CACTGCCTGCTGGGCTGGGACGTCATCCCTCCCAAGTCGGAAAAAGCCTCAGCCCCCAAGAGCCTGGACCTCTGGTCCTCTGTCCCCTCCGAGGCCCAGCACCGCAAGCTTGCAGCCACCAGCCCTTCCCGCCTG GTCCTGCCGCCACGGGCCCTGCCCCCGAGCCCCGTCTGGCCGAAGCCCTGA
- the MIIP gene encoding migration and invasion-inhibitory protein isoform X3: protein MLEAEDTVQLRQLNLELLRQLWVGQDAVRQAVAEAAFESNLDCSGCPSAETLASQDTSSAAPGPSCPPRKCHVQVPPAAHREDPCEAAWPGRASSRMVSIAPPKCQPQEYLVPLRPHSAPVTSDLNGPELSTGPDRQGPRKAPAQGSLPGPRQSKLSKPRVTFHKESAESESSWCLGSDWTAGSLDSSSHLSSKSEAFFSKLQEFREANREECISRDPEPQLADLQENGGLEEDHECVYCYRVNRRLFLVPADPGTPCRLCRTPRGHRDPKTLVGPAQVRVTVPLSVLDPPHRYRFHRRKSFDASDTLALPRHCLLGWDVIPPKSEKASAPKSLDLWSSVPSEAQHRKLAATSPSRLVLPPRALPPSPVWPKP, encoded by the exons TCCAACCTAGACTGCAGCGGCTGCCCCAGCGCAGAGACCCTGGCATCCCAAGACACTTCCTCCGCAGCCCCAGGCCCCTCCTGCCCACCGCGCAAGTGCCACGTGCAGGTCCCACCGGCTGCCCACCGAGAAGATCCCTGTGAGGCGGCCTGGCCTGGCAGGGCCAGCTCCAGAATGGTCTCTATTGCACCCCCCAAGTGCCAACCCCAGGAGTACTTGGTCCCACTGAGGCCCCACTCAGCCCCTGTTACGTCAGACTTGAATGGCCCAGAGCTTTCAACAGGGCCGGACAGACAGGGGCCCCGCAAGGCCCCAGCCCAGGGGTCCCTGCCTGGGCCTCGACAAAGCAAGCTCTCCAAG CCCAGAGTGACCTTCCACAAGGAGTCTGCAGAGTCCGAGAGCAGCTGGTGCCTGGGCTCCGACTGGACTGCAG GGTCCCTGGACAGTAGCTCTCACCTCAGCAGCAAGTCCGAGGCCTTCTTCTCAAAGCTGCAGGAGTTTCGGGAAGCCAACAGAGAGGAGTGTATCTCCAGAGACCCCGA accaCAGCTCGCTGACCTGCAGGAGAACGGGGGCCTGGAGGAAGATCACGAAT GTGTGTACTGTTACCGCGTCAACCGGCGCCTGTTTCTCGTGCCCGCGGACCCCGGCACCCCCTGCCGCCTGTGCAGGACACCGCGGGGCCACAGGGACCCTAAGACCCTGGTGGGGCCGGCACAGGTCAG GGTGACCGTCCCACTGTCAGTCCTGGATCCCCCACACCGCTATCGCTTCCACCGGCGGAAGAGCTTCGACGCCTCGGACACGCTGGCCCTACCCCGG CACTGCCTGCTGGGCTGGGACGTCATCCCTCCCAAGTCGGAAAAAGCCTCAGCCCCCAAGAGCCTGGACCTCTGGTCCTCTGTCCCCTCCGAGGCCCAGCACCGCAAGCTTGCAGCCACCAGCCCTTCCCGCCTG GTCCTGCCGCCACGGGCCCTGCCCCCGAGCCCCGTCTGGCCGAAGCCCTGA